One region of Candidatus Rhabdochlamydia sp. T3358 genomic DNA includes:
- a CDS encoding RHS repeat-associated core domain-containing protein yields the protein MDQLLGSRSDKVTFAYDGESRRISKTVNGEKTSFINDPVAPFSRVLLEKDEQRRTKKRYVYGFSRLLRQGVTDTQFFLYDHPGKSVSLLTDNNQKIIESYRYDAFGVKNEKSALGNFYGYSGEEYDEETGLIYLRNRYYDPEIGRFISPDSVLGILGDPQTLNAYVYVRNNPVNYIDPSGFYAVKVPLYIFGNPPGARTSNGDKSRVGHAWIGGITADKEIFTVGAWPQGKIEPAEWDRSLCSQTVSLKIWITPEQQILARQAANRTHWTPWDNCVDHVLDALDSIRYPHPPRYSFQTPTSGITTPKGFCNWIREERNHIHPDFLPGKDDVCIPYSFDPPQLRFGSQEHGLLFKPNYGGISLSKTAELMTNIADISGVVFDQKTEQVILYGKKDLSISQMHLDDLAVAIRSVYGLGDNPEQDPGVSMDPDLNPMKKKHPGMIVTYYGDTKNTRFGQVLFEADRLLKNLTLGKDNYTGKKFKAHVPGYSNLLKLYHKEYHPSEVVSWRMWFTPEKISLIESEDGSSMVFDQVRMKVLTETTFKKGTYQDSASEKFAAHFTQNYESYAHEFPILQDLKRLGKITGIVKWIKEQGLPFDLSFFKNYIPQFVSTPTDTPKIHDISGGIIIRGGVIYHLDDTNFSTTKSEEVHEVKEEILQARLKEEELIWDFGRGYTAVAQTFAKTLKVGEVKKTFVDMSFPVLGNIPLAFVRTYSSFNEQQSGFGLGWDVTPAKLRFPNEKRWLSFSDGNVLKVYPEIFVGIEAVESLYQLVGLDVEKRPIYRNEKNPALLLENADKTFSFSRKQESLLFDPTGRLIKISDQHGIAIEYDHQDARLVSISHQGKKAIHIEYEGSTITCIRGIGGKSIYYEYTPEGQLKEVRDKEGTLTSYEYDQEQHLSSIFDAKGNKIFEALYDVYHRAEEKALHGIWFKQEFSLSERKARIEGANHFFLEEYFDEKYRPRKMIDALGRKLEWHYAGSFGPEKMIDNDLEISYEYDAFGRPITIKDAYRGERKYAFDELGNLLEEIDGNGTKIAYRYDEKGRLIKIYQPFYMNYLSVQKGKVITRGNESFATSFHYDPLTGSLLSIDFPSGGKQRFILDENGLPLEIYHSNGLVSKRTYDDRLRLIEISEIGKTIYYTYDERDRVTKLASELGEISYSYDRKGNVLSKTDPFGLTSNFVYDENDHLIEVIDAMGNRSFYEYNSFGNLIKIILPNGSVREIQYDEFERPISLK from the coding sequence ATGGATCAACTTTTGGGGAGCAGGTCAGACAAAGTTACCTTTGCCTATGATGGAGAAAGTCGAAGAATTTCTAAAACCGTTAATGGAGAGAAAACCTCTTTCATTAATGATCCTGTTGCACCTTTTAGTAGGGTATTATTAGAAAAAGATGAGCAGAGAAGAACCAAAAAACGCTATGTATACGGATTTTCTAGATTACTTAGACAAGGAGTAACCGATACTCAATTTTTCTTATACGATCATCCAGGAAAAAGCGTCTCTTTATTAACCGATAACAATCAAAAGATCATAGAAAGTTATCGCTATGATGCTTTTGGAGTAAAAAATGAAAAAAGCGCTCTTGGAAATTTTTACGGTTATTCAGGAGAAGAATATGATGAAGAAACAGGACTGATTTATTTAAGAAACCGCTACTACGATCCTGAAATAGGAAGATTTATTTCTCCTGATTCTGTCTTAGGGATCTTAGGCGATCCACAAACTCTTAATGCTTATGTGTATGTTAGAAACAATCCTGTTAATTATATTGATCCATCGGGGTTTTATGCTGTTAAGGTTCCTTTATATATTTTTGGAAATCCACCTGGTGCTAGAACCTCTAATGGAGACAAATCTAGAGTCGGTCATGCTTGGATAGGGGGTATAACAGCCGATAAGGAAATATTTACTGTTGGAGCATGGCCTCAAGGGAAAATAGAACCTGCTGAGTGGGATCGTTCTTTGTGTAGTCAAACTGTCTCTTTAAAAATTTGGATAACACCTGAACAGCAAATTTTAGCACGACAAGCTGCCAATAGAACGCATTGGACCCCTTGGGATAATTGTGTTGATCATGTTTTAGATGCTTTAGACTCTATAAGATATCCACATCCTCCTAGATATAGTTTTCAGACGCCTACTAGCGGTATTACAACTCCCAAAGGTTTTTGCAATTGGATTAGAGAAGAAAGAAATCATATTCATCCAGATTTTTTACCTGGTAAAGATGATGTGTGTATTCCTTACTCTTTTGATCCTCCTCAACTTAGATTTGGAAGTCAAGAGCATGGCTTACTATTTAAACCTAATTACGGGGGGATTTCTCTATCCAAGACAGCTGAATTAATGACAAATATTGCAGATATTTCTGGGGTGGTTTTTGATCAAAAAACAGAGCAGGTGATTCTATATGGCAAAAAAGATCTTTCAATTTCTCAAATGCATTTAGATGATTTAGCAGTAGCTATTCGCTCTGTATATGGATTAGGAGATAATCCAGAACAAGACCCTGGGGTTTCTATGGACCCAGATCTTAATCCCATGAAGAAAAAACATCCTGGGATGATAGTTACTTATTATGGAGACACCAAAAACACACGATTTGGACAAGTGCTATTTGAAGCAGATCGGCTTTTAAAAAACCTTACTTTAGGAAAGGATAATTATACGGGAAAGAAATTTAAGGCACATGTTCCCGGTTATTCCAATCTTTTAAAGTTGTATCATAAAGAATACCATCCTTCAGAAGTTGTCTCATGGCGCATGTGGTTTACACCAGAAAAAATTAGCCTTATTGAATCAGAAGATGGTAGCTCTATGGTTTTTGATCAAGTGCGCATGAAAGTATTAACGGAGACTACCTTTAAAAAAGGTACTTATCAAGATTCTGCATCAGAAAAATTTGCTGCGCATTTTACACAGAACTATGAAAGCTACGCTCATGAATTTCCTATTCTTCAAGACTTGAAAAGACTAGGAAAAATCACAGGAATTGTTAAATGGATCAAAGAGCAAGGATTGCCTTTTGATCTATCTTTCTTTAAGAACTACATCCCTCAATTTGTTAGCACTCCCACAGATACTCCTAAAATACATGATATTTCCGGCGGGATAATTATCAGAGGAGGTGTCATCTATCATCTAGATGATACTAATTTTTCTACTACAAAAAGTGAGGAGGTTCATGAGGTAAAAGAGGAAATTTTGCAAGCAAGATTGAAAGAAGAAGAATTGATTTGGGATTTTGGTAGGGGCTATACCGCTGTTGCACAGACTTTTGCTAAAACTCTAAAAGTAGGAGAAGTAAAAAAAACCTTTGTCGATATGAGTTTTCCCGTTCTAGGAAATATTCCTTTAGCTTTTGTTCGCACCTATAGCTCTTTTAATGAACAGCAATCTGGATTTGGTTTAGGATGGGATGTAACCCCTGCAAAACTTCGCTTTCCTAATGAAAAAAGATGGCTGAGTTTCTCCGATGGCAATGTTTTAAAAGTGTATCCTGAGATTTTTGTGGGTATTGAAGCAGTAGAGAGCCTTTATCAACTTGTAGGGCTAGATGTGGAAAAAAGGCCTATATACCGCAATGAAAAAAACCCTGCTCTTCTGCTTGAAAATGCGGATAAGACTTTTTCTTTTTCCAGAAAACAAGAGAGCTTGTTATTTGATCCTACAGGCAGATTAATTAAGATCAGTGATCAACATGGGATCGCAATAGAATATGATCATCAAGATGCAAGATTGGTTTCTATTTCCCATCAAGGGAAAAAAGCTATTCATATTGAATATGAAGGCTCTACTATTACTTGTATAAGGGGAATAGGCGGTAAGAGTATTTATTATGAATATACTCCAGAGGGTCAGCTTAAAGAAGTTCGAGATAAAGAGGGGACTTTAACAAGCTATGAGTATGATCAAGAGCAACACCTCTCTTCTATTTTCGATGCTAAAGGAAATAAAATTTTCGAAGCCCTTTATGATGTGTACCATCGAGCTGAAGAAAAAGCTCTTCATGGAATATGGTTTAAACAAGAATTTAGCTTATCAGAGAGAAAAGCTCGCATAGAAGGAGCTAATCATTTTTTCTTAGAAGAGTATTTTGATGAAAAATATCGCCCTAGAAAAATGATAGATGCATTAGGTAGAAAACTAGAGTGGCATTATGCAGGATCCTTTGGACCTGAAAAAATGATTGATAACGATCTGGAAATTTCCTATGAATATGATGCTTTCGGTCGTCCTATTACAATTAAAGATGCTTATCGGGGTGAAAGAAAGTATGCATTTGATGAGTTGGGCAATCTTCTTGAAGAAATAGATGGAAATGGAACCAAAATAGCTTATCGCTATGATGAAAAAGGAAGACTGATAAAAATTTATCAACCTTTTTACATGAATTATTTAAGTGTACAAAAAGGAAAAGTAATTACTAGAGGAAATGAATCTTTTGCAACTTCTTTTCATTATGATCCCTTAACAGGAAGTCTTCTTTCCATAGATTTTCCTAGTGGGGGAAAACAAAGATTTATACTTGATGAAAATGGACTTCCCTTGGAAATTTACCATAGCAATGGACTTGTTTCTAAAAGAACTTATGATGACCGCTTACGTCTTATAGAAATTTCTGAAATAGGAAAAACCATTTACTATACTTATGATGAGCGAGATCGAGTAACTAAACTTGCTTCTGAGCTTGGAGAAATAAGCTACTCTTATGACCGAAAAGGAAATGTTTTATCAAAAACCGATCCTTTTGGATTAACATCGAATTTTGTATATGATGAAAATGACCATTTAATCGAAGTAATCGACGCTATGGGGAATAGGAGCTTCTATGAATATAATTCATTTGGCAATTTGATTAAAATCATCTTGCCAAATGGTTCAGTTAGAGAGATCCAATATGATGAATTTGAGCGCCCTATTTCTTTGAAATGA
- a CDS encoding IS3 family transposase has translation MSHVYSQHKISERRACELIHVSRSSYRYKKVTSKNEEIKSKLKEIAYEKKRFGYRRLHILLRRNGYKINHKKTYRLYKESHLKLRKTSKKKRYRNNEKRPSILPMRANQKWAMDFMTDNLTTGKKLRVFNVVDVFSRECPVIEIGTSMPSSKVIEILDNLALERGLPETLKVDNGPEYTSEAIRKWADGKGITLEYILPGRPMENGHIESFNGKFREECLNQNAFKNMSEAKKIVEEWRVDYNELRPHSALGYKTPIEFLREQVC, from the coding sequence GTGAGCCATGTATACTCACAGCATAAAATCAGTGAAAGGCGAGCTTGTGAGCTTATACATGTGTCAAGATCCAGTTATCGTTACAAAAAAGTTACAAGCAAAAATGAAGAGATAAAGAGTAAATTAAAAGAAATTGCCTATGAGAAGAAAAGGTTTGGCTATAGACGTTTACACATTTTGCTGAGAAGAAATGGATATAAAATAAATCATAAAAAGACCTATCGCCTTTACAAGGAGAGCCATTTAAAATTGAGAAAGACCAGTAAAAAGAAACGCTATAGAAATAACGAAAAAAGGCCCTCGATACTACCCATGAGGGCGAATCAAAAATGGGCAATGGATTTTATGACAGATAATCTTACAACAGGTAAAAAGCTAAGGGTTTTTAACGTAGTTGATGTGTTTAGCAGAGAGTGTCCCGTTATAGAAATAGGAACTTCAATGCCTTCATCAAAAGTGATAGAAATATTAGATAATTTAGCTTTGGAAAGAGGACTTCCAGAGACACTTAAAGTTGATAACGGGCCTGAGTATACTTCAGAAGCTATTCGTAAATGGGCAGACGGAAAAGGAATAACCCTGGAGTATATTCTCCCTGGAAGACCAATGGAGAATGGGCACATTGAGAGCTTTAACGGAAAATTTCGAGAAGAGTGTTTAAACCAAAATGCCTTCAAAAATATGTCAGAAGCAAAAAAGATTGTTGAAGAATGGAGAGTTGATTATAACGAACTTCGTCCTCACAGTGCTTTAGGATATAAAACACCTATTGAATTTTTAAGGGAGCAAGTTTGTTAA
- a CDS encoding class I SAM-dependent methyltransferase, protein MSFLSGVVQDNPQTKKAFVKMLQAPIEEPIVEMNEETARDINVIWNSINMADWRGKQNICVPGMPRDRKEFWGAFAGDHKAASLPVFEQFIKDTSGKGKIAIDLGSGNSPAVNSLLEKEWRVIAVDYSQSALDVLKAKNKAAVESGQLKIIKEDVSTYVPLEPVDLVVAADIFSYIDPAQFRDTWTKVHDVFIKESGFLIGTLFRSDCKPQQKVQQVRQIQQINFLKELGAWFLPDRRMVRPLLKQAGYEIKTCLYRIDIPEIEQREQMCIQFVAEKKTAS, encoded by the coding sequence ATGAGTTTTTTATCCGGTGTTGTTCAAGATAACCCACAAACCAAAAAAGCCTTTGTTAAAATGCTACAAGCACCTATTGAAGAGCCAATTGTTGAAATGAATGAAGAAACCGCTAGAGATATAAATGTAATATGGAACTCTATAAACATGGCGGATTGGCGTGGAAAACAAAATATTTGTGTCCCTGGTATGCCAAGGGATCGAAAGGAGTTCTGGGGAGCTTTTGCTGGAGATCATAAAGCGGCATCTTTGCCTGTGTTTGAGCAATTTATAAAGGATACCTCTGGGAAAGGAAAGATAGCAATTGATCTTGGATCTGGTAATAGTCCAGCTGTTAATTCCTTGTTGGAAAAAGAGTGGCGTGTTATTGCTGTGGATTATTCTCAATCAGCCTTAGATGTTCTTAAAGCAAAAAACAAAGCAGCTGTTGAATCTGGTCAGTTAAAAATAATCAAAGAAGACGTCTCAACGTATGTTCCCTTGGAGCCTGTAGATCTTGTTGTAGCAGCAGATATCTTTTCTTATATCGATCCTGCTCAATTTCGTGATACCTGGACCAAAGTTCATGACGTCTTTATCAAAGAAAGCGGTTTTCTTATAGGAACGCTTTTTCGGTCTGATTGTAAACCACAGCAAAAGGTGCAGCAGGTACGACAGATACAGCAGATAAATTTTCTAAAAGAGCTAGGAGCTTGGTTTCTTCCGGACAGACGCATGGTAAGGCCGCTTTTGAAGCAAGCAGGATATGAAATCAAAACATGTCTATACCGGATAGATATTCCTGAAATAGAACAAAGAGAACAGATGTGTATTCAGTTTGTTGCCGAAAAAAAGACCGCAAGCTAG
- the surE gene encoding 5'/3'-nucleotidase SurE has translation MQKKPYILITNDDGIEAPGLFALYQAVCDFAEVVIIAPASEQSGVGAGISLRNPLQIQSVVWPNNAAAWKVTGTPADCVRLGLHTILQRTPDLILSGINRGSNAGRTVLYSGTVGAVIEGTMKNVPGIAFSSVNYKNPNYEQFKEFVQPIASQCLTQPLPKGTLLNVNFPNAEKIQGIKLAHQGMGYWMENPEQRLHPEGHEYYWLGGKWSTHEEDEGSDVYLLEKGYVTAVPIHVNHLTDKALLLERKQPFEHFVNSKPTLTEL, from the coding sequence ATGCAAAAAAAACCTTACATTCTAATCACAAATGATGATGGGATCGAAGCCCCAGGGCTTTTTGCCTTATATCAAGCTGTTTGCGATTTTGCAGAAGTTGTTATTATAGCCCCTGCATCAGAGCAGTCTGGTGTAGGAGCTGGTATCTCTTTAAGAAACCCTTTACAAATTCAATCTGTTGTTTGGCCAAATAATGCAGCTGCATGGAAAGTAACAGGCACTCCTGCTGATTGTGTGCGCTTAGGGTTGCACACTATTTTACAGAGAACCCCTGATCTTATTCTATCTGGAATCAATCGAGGATCTAATGCGGGAAGAACTGTTCTCTATAGTGGTACCGTTGGTGCTGTTATTGAAGGAACGATGAAAAATGTCCCCGGAATTGCTTTTTCCTCCGTTAATTATAAGAATCCCAATTATGAGCAGTTTAAAGAATTTGTGCAGCCTATTGCTTCACAATGTTTAACCCAACCACTGCCCAAAGGAACTTTGCTGAATGTAAATTTTCCCAATGCAGAAAAAATTCAAGGCATAAAACTAGCTCATCAAGGAATGGGTTATTGGATGGAAAATCCAGAACAAAGACTCCATCCAGAAGGACATGAATATTATTGGCTAGGAGGAAAATGGAGCACGCATGAAGAAGATGAAGGAAGCGATGTATACTTACTAGAAAAAGGATACGTCACAGCCGTTCCTATTCATGTCAATCATTTAACAGATAAAGCATTGCTTTTAGAAAGAAAACAACCTTTTGAGCATTTTGTGAATTCTAAACCAACTCTCACCGAGCTTTAA
- a CDS encoding mobile mystery protein B has protein sequence MFKSFSFPEDATPIDDCSGLIPTWVHHLRDLNRVEAENILNAQRKYLIKPVHDPKNWFQVAELRTIHKAMFGNIWKWAGTYRKSITSIGINPRLIPSQLAEFCFEVISWLQYPVELTFLEMAARVHHRLVFIHPFENGNGRFSRLIADRFLLAFRCLHPIWPNNLNQGYVSRKDYILTLKSADKGNYAPLVDFMINLGANDPTLSELIRNNFYRTYLKGEKGVAMVNALLRRGGNSNDQTSSGDRLLQLAVKAGLDEITKVLIASGAEIDVKDRSGLTPFQVCVVQENKVLADFLLSKGAKQQPPPGPGYMKYNKLYRK, from the coding sequence ATGTTTAAAAGTTTTAGTTTTCCTGAAGATGCTACCCCTATAGATGATTGTAGTGGACTCATTCCAACTTGGGTTCATCATTTAAGGGACCTCAATAGAGTAGAAGCTGAAAATATCCTGAATGCACAAAGAAAATATCTTATAAAACCTGTTCACGATCCGAAAAATTGGTTTCAAGTAGCAGAGCTAAGAACAATTCATAAAGCTATGTTTGGGAATATTTGGAAATGGGCAGGGACTTACCGAAAATCAATTACTTCAATAGGTATCAACCCCAGGTTGATCCCTTCTCAGCTAGCAGAATTTTGCTTTGAAGTAATTTCCTGGTTGCAATATCCGGTGGAACTCACTTTTTTGGAAATGGCTGCAAGAGTTCATCACCGATTAGTTTTTATTCATCCTTTTGAGAATGGAAACGGTCGTTTTTCTCGTTTAATTGCCGATCGTTTTCTTCTTGCTTTTAGATGTTTGCACCCCATATGGCCAAATAATTTGAATCAAGGATATGTGTCCCGAAAAGATTATATTCTAACGCTTAAGAGTGCAGATAAAGGCAACTATGCACCTTTGGTTGACTTTATGATAAACTTGGGAGCAAATGACCCTACCTTAAGCGAGTTAATCAGAAATAATTTTTACAGGACTTATCTAAAAGGGGAAAAAGGAGTTGCCATGGTGAATGCTTTACTTAGGAGAGGAGGCAATTCCAATGATCAAACTTCTAGTGGTGATCGATTATTGCAATTAGCCGTAAAGGCTGGTTTAGATGAAATTACTAAAGTCTTAATAGCTTCGGGAGCTGAAATAGACGTCAAAGATCGAAGTGGCTTAACACCCTTTCAAGTTTGTGTTGTGCAAGAAAATAAAGTACTTGCAGATTTCCTATTATCAAAGGGAGCAAAGCAACAACCTCCTCCAGGACCAGGTTATATGAAGTATAATAAATTATATCGAAAATAA
- a CDS encoding tRNA 2-thiocytidine biosynthesis TtcA family protein, which yields MINLPIPLATPPWTGLGRKLESLCRKALYEYQLLEGIDKLAIALSGGKDSLSLLFLLKAILGRGFPPIQLHAIHIGGAFSCGAGISSSFLKGICEKLDVPLTIVNVDQDINTLQCYSCSRNRRKILFETAKSVQATTIAFGHHRDDSVETLFMNLMHKAEFAAMLPKVPMHDYGVTIIRPLIYVPEESLIQFAKFYEFSRVVCQCPVGQKSMRKTVKNMLKNIQENFPNATDNLAIASRIYGSQKALKKT from the coding sequence ATGATAAACTTACCTATTCCTTTAGCTACTCCTCCTTGGACTGGTTTAGGCCGCAAATTAGAAAGCTTATGTCGCAAGGCTTTATACGAATATCAACTATTAGAAGGGATTGATAAATTAGCGATTGCTTTAAGCGGGGGCAAAGATAGCTTAAGTTTATTATTTCTACTCAAAGCAATTTTAGGAAGAGGATTTCCTCCTATCCAACTACACGCTATTCACATTGGAGGGGCTTTTTCTTGCGGAGCTGGAATAAGCAGCTCCTTCCTAAAAGGAATTTGCGAAAAGTTAGACGTCCCTCTTACCATTGTAAATGTAGATCAGGATATAAATACATTGCAATGCTACTCCTGTTCGCGCAATAGAAGAAAAATTCTCTTTGAAACAGCAAAAAGTGTCCAAGCAACGACTATTGCTTTTGGCCATCATCGAGATGATAGTGTAGAAACGCTTTTTATGAACCTTATGCATAAAGCAGAATTCGCTGCTATGCTACCTAAAGTTCCCATGCACGATTATGGTGTTACCATCATTAGACCCTTAATTTACGTGCCCGAAGAGAGTTTAATACAATTCGCTAAATTTTATGAATTTTCAAGAGTTGTTTGCCAATGTCCCGTAGGTCAAAAATCCATGCGTAAAACAGTAAAAAATATGTTAAAAAACATACAAGAGAATTTTCCTAATGCAACCGATAATTTAGCAATAGCCTCCCGTATTTACGGCTCTCAAAAAGCTTTAAAAAAAACTTAA
- a CDS encoding SEC-C metal-binding domain-containing protein: MNKTGRNDPCPCGSGKKFKKCCESKGTTKALSPERVSLQQPPTSSGKVSSLFQRTKSVVPPENKNSDNS; encoded by the coding sequence ATGAATAAGACAGGTCGAAATGATCCCTGCCCTTGTGGCTCAGGAAAAAAATTTAAAAAATGTTGTGAAAGCAAAGGAACAACCAAAGCGCTAAGTCCAGAGCGTGTTTCTCTGCAGCAACCTCCAACGTCATCTGGAAAGGTTTCTTCCCTTTTTCAAAGAACTAAAAGCGTTGTCCCTCCTGAAAATAAAAATTCAGATAATTCTTGA
- a CDS encoding GNAT family N-acetyltransferase — MTTLITSRLILRIPTEGDSFELQAFKKRNMNHLAPWRSTAVELNHTAQIMKWQEDFRENKAICFLLFLQERPKGEIIGLCNFSQIFRGPFQACYLGYQIDAAYERKGLMSEAVERGIQYMFKEQNIHRIMANYMPSNTRSAQLLKKLGFTIEGQAKKYLLINGQWEDHILTSLTNQGWAFT; from the coding sequence ATGACCACTTTAATCACTTCTCGACTTATACTTCGCATTCCCACTGAAGGCGATAGTTTTGAATTGCAAGCTTTTAAAAAACGAAATATGAACCATCTTGCTCCGTGGAGATCAACAGCTGTAGAGTTAAATCATACTGCTCAGATAATGAAATGGCAGGAAGATTTTAGAGAGAACAAAGCTATTTGTTTTTTACTATTTCTTCAAGAGCGTCCTAAAGGCGAAATAATCGGTCTCTGCAATTTTTCTCAGATTTTTCGAGGTCCTTTTCAAGCCTGCTATTTGGGATACCAAATAGATGCTGCATATGAAAGAAAAGGTCTTATGTCAGAGGCTGTAGAAAGAGGTATTCAATATATGTTTAAAGAACAAAACATTCATCGAATTATGGCCAATTACATGCCCTCAAATACAAGAAGTGCTCAGCTGCTGAAAAAACTTGGATTTACTATTGAAGGCCAAGCAAAAAAATATTTGCTTATTAATGGTCAATGGGAAGATCACATTTTAACTTCTTTGACAAATCAAGGGTGGGCTTTTACTTAA
- a CDS encoding transposase gives MKNSRFTEEQIIQILKEGEGGSIADVLRRYNIAKGTYYAWRSKYSGLELPEIKRLKKLEEENRKLKQLLAEAQLDIVALKDIVSKKW, from the coding sequence ATGAAGAACAGTCGATTTACTGAGGAACAAATCATCCAGATACTTAAAGAAGGAGAAGGAGGATCTATAGCAGATGTTTTAAGGCGTTATAATATTGCAAAAGGAACGTATTATGCATGGCGTTCAAAATACTCTGGATTAGAATTACCTGAAATTAAAAGGCTAAAAAAGCTAGAAGAAGAGAACAGAAAATTAAAACAACTACTAGCGGAAGCACAACTTGATATAGTAGCCTTAAAGGATATTGTATCAAAAAAGTGGTAG
- a CDS encoding sodium/proline symporter — protein MYISELLAVICYFFLLTLIAIYSYKRHLTATDFIIGSRSLNYWLTALAAHASDMSSWLFMGYPATIFVAGLFNAWAAIGLVLFMFLNWQLIAPKLRIATEEYNSLTLSSFFESRLADTSGLIRLFTATMSIVFYTIYISAGLVGLGVLLEVLFQIPYSWGIFIGISIVIPYVFVGGYLTLAWIDLFQGIFLMLVIVATPLFLLSKLGGWDHLFQVVHVKNLSLSLFPDFSFHSILQIIYMVFGWGLGYFGQPHIITKFMGIRDVKEMKKSQYIGMSWMVLSISASTLVGLVGILYFQQGLEDPQQLFVLMVRDSFAPFFVGFILCGVLAATINAMSAQVLVLSSNISEDFYKRLIRKTASSKERLVVARIGILIVGFLAFFIAYAKISTIYSLVMYAWSGLGCSFGPLILLCLYWKKVNKYGAWAGILTGGITAAIWPYFNAEIPSMIPGFFIGLIAIYAISKLAQNKIPPSTLQEI, from the coding sequence ATGTATATATCTGAATTACTCGCTGTCATTTGTTACTTTTTTTTACTAACCCTTATTGCCATCTATTCTTATAAACGCCACCTAACAGCTACGGATTTTATCATTGGCAGTAGATCCTTAAATTACTGGCTAACTGCACTAGCAGCTCATGCTAGTGATATGAGCAGCTGGTTATTTATGGGTTATCCAGCAACTATTTTTGTAGCAGGTTTATTTAATGCCTGGGCTGCTATTGGGTTAGTACTATTTATGTTTTTAAATTGGCAATTGATTGCGCCTAAATTAAGAATAGCAACTGAAGAGTACAATAGCTTAACCCTATCTTCTTTTTTTGAAAGCAGGCTAGCTGACACCTCTGGACTTATCCGCTTATTTACCGCGACTATGTCGATTGTTTTTTATACTATTTACATCTCAGCTGGCCTCGTTGGGCTCGGTGTTCTCTTAGAGGTGCTCTTTCAAATTCCTTATTCTTGGGGGATTTTTATAGGAATTTCTATTGTTATTCCCTATGTATTTGTAGGGGGTTATTTAACGCTTGCTTGGATTGATTTATTCCAAGGGATTTTTCTCATGTTGGTGATTGTAGCCACTCCACTTTTTTTACTCAGTAAGCTAGGTGGATGGGATCATCTGTTTCAAGTTGTCCATGTAAAAAATTTATCCTTATCTTTATTTCCCGATTTCTCTTTTCATTCTATTTTACAGATTATCTACATGGTATTTGGATGGGGATTAGGTTATTTTGGCCAGCCTCATATTATCACTAAATTTATGGGAATTAGAGATGTAAAAGAAATGAAAAAATCCCAATATATTGGAATGAGTTGGATGGTTCTTTCTATTAGCGCTTCTACTTTAGTTGGCCTAGTTGGTATTTTATATTTCCAACAAGGCCTAGAAGATCCTCAGCAACTTTTTGTTTTAATGGTAAGAGATTCTTTTGCTCCCTTTTTTGTAGGCTTTATTTTATGCGGTGTATTAGCTGCTACAATTAACGCAATGAGCGCTCAGGTATTGGTTCTTTCTTCTAATATTTCAGAAGATTTTTATAAACGTTTAATCCGTAAAACAGCCTCATCCAAAGAGAGATTAGTAGTTGCGCGAATAGGAATCCTTATAGTTGGATTCCTTGCATTTTTTATTGCTTACGCAAAAATAAGTACTATCTATTCACTTGTAATGTATGCATGGTCTGGTTTAGGTTGTTCTTTTGGACCTTTAATTCTATTATGTTTATACTGGAAAAAAGTAAATAAATATGGAGCTTGGGCAGGAATTTTAACAGGTGGCATTACAGCAGCTATTTGGCCTTATTTTAATGCTGAAATACCATCCATGATCCCTGGATTTTTTATAGGATTAATTGCTATTTATGCAATTTCTAAATTAGCTCAAAATAAAATTCCTCCATCAACCCTACAGGAGATATAA